In the genome of Pueribacillus theae, one region contains:
- a CDS encoding N-acetylmuramoyl-L-alanine amidase family protein yields the protein MEKSIKLLSYFLFLSMIIMVYPHVVSAESSKEDSNGDNEEKVVLFAGNPNEKIPLYKEKSGETIISHIEDNTTVVLLEAEETFSLVEYIQRGEAEESAVTGYVPSKFVVPLSEADDFRLNRENAFKDKNSAEIKGETEEAKNQEQSLKVGNETEEAITEQKEPEYNREPEVQQEKQAEQGKTTVEEDAETNKKEKELKKEKKAVEEITEQKQENGRSSSTQKVPLASFSKAAAPTLTGIALSDKAHVYESASASSKPLKSYAQGHILKFSPHNATWYSATVYLNGKPHSGYILKTDVELLVQQEGLQGYALKQPVHVYSGPDRNSAVHKSYDIGHLLKYESLTANWHKATVYVNGVAKTGYIHTSDVGSQLPQLKGIAKRNPTVVYADTSRSQALKTYQEGQTLIFRPYNNTWYSATIYLNGQAHSGFIHKNDIVSSQQSEKGIGLKSPTRVYSSLSTSSEILKSYSQGSILKYRTYTDNWYEATVYIDGKPKIGYIHKNDVGTAPVNDVGAAPVKIVVLDPGHGGHDPGTQGNGLVEKELNLDIALRTKSLLEQRGFKVIMTRSSDVFIELRDRSRIANSSGADIFVSIHGNSFNGSAKGVETFWYGTYEKQNSIRLAHNLQNRVVEKTNSYYRRVAEGNFHVIRETKIPSALIETGFLDHPADAANLKKSSFRQRIAEGILLGIIDYFK from the coding sequence ATGGAAAAATCTATCAAACTGCTTTCTTACTTTCTGTTTTTATCAATGATCATTATGGTTTATCCTCATGTAGTGTCGGCTGAATCTTCAAAAGAAGATTCAAACGGCGACAACGAAGAAAAAGTCGTGTTGTTTGCAGGAAATCCCAATGAGAAAATCCCGCTTTATAAAGAAAAATCGGGAGAAACTATCATCTCCCATATTGAAGATAATACAACAGTTGTCTTACTGGAAGCGGAGGAAACTTTTTCATTAGTTGAGTATATACAGCGAGGAGAAGCCGAAGAATCTGCTGTTACAGGCTATGTGCCTTCTAAATTTGTCGTTCCACTGTCCGAAGCAGATGATTTTCGTTTGAATCGGGAGAACGCATTTAAAGATAAAAACAGTGCAGAAATCAAGGGTGAAACAGAAGAAGCCAAAAATCAGGAACAATCGCTAAAGGTTGGAAACGAAACAGAAGAAGCAATCACAGAGCAGAAAGAACCGGAGTATAATAGGGAGCCTGAAGTTCAGCAGGAAAAGCAGGCTGAACAAGGAAAAACGACTGTTGAAGAAGATGCTGAAACAAATAAGAAAGAAAAGGAACTGAAGAAAGAGAAAAAAGCAGTTGAAGAGATTACAGAACAAAAACAAGAAAACGGGCGTTCATCTTCAACACAAAAAGTGCCTCTTGCCTCTTTTTCTAAAGCAGCCGCCCCAACATTAACCGGCATCGCCTTATCAGACAAAGCCCATGTTTATGAGAGCGCATCAGCAAGTTCCAAACCATTAAAGTCCTATGCGCAAGGGCATATTCTGAAGTTCTCACCCCATAATGCAACTTGGTATTCGGCAACCGTCTACTTAAACGGCAAACCGCATTCCGGTTATATCCTTAAAACTGATGTTGAACTGCTCGTACAGCAAGAAGGACTGCAAGGATACGCACTTAAACAGCCTGTACATGTCTATTCAGGGCCGGATCGAAACTCTGCTGTCCATAAAAGCTATGACATAGGGCATTTGCTGAAATATGAGTCATTGACAGCGAATTGGCATAAAGCGACTGTCTATGTAAATGGAGTAGCAAAAACCGGCTATATTCATACTTCAGACGTCGGCAGCCAGTTGCCTCAGCTTAAAGGGATTGCAAAAAGAAATCCTACGGTAGTCTACGCTGATACAAGCCGCTCACAGGCTTTAAAAACATACCAAGAAGGGCAAACACTTATTTTTCGGCCGTATAACAATACTTGGTATTCAGCCACCATTTACTTAAATGGACAGGCTCATTCGGGCTTTATTCATAAAAATGACATCGTTAGTTCTCAACAAAGTGAGAAAGGCATTGGATTAAAAAGTCCAACGAGGGTATACTCTTCCCTTTCAACCTCATCAGAAATATTAAAAAGCTACAGCCAAGGAAGTATATTGAAATACCGTACATATACGGACAATTGGTACGAAGCGACGGTTTATATTGACGGAAAACCAAAAATCGGGTATATCCATAAAAATGACGTTGGAACAGCGCCCGTAAACGACGTTGGGGCAGCGCCCGTAAAGATAGTTGTATTGGATCCCGGCCATGGGGGACATGACCCCGGCACACAGGGAAACGGATTGGTCGAAAAGGAACTTAATTTAGACATAGCCCTCCGGACGAAAAGCCTGTTGGAACAAAGAGGCTTCAAAGTGATTATGACTCGATCAAGCGATGTTTTTATCGAATTGAGAGATCGGTCACGAATTGCCAACAGCTCCGGGGCAGATATTTTTGTTAGTATTCATGGGAATAGCTTCAATGGATCTGCAAAAGGCGTTGAAACATTTTGGTACGGAACCTACGAAAAGCAAAACAGCATAAGGCTTGCACACAACTTGCAAAATCGTGTCGTTGAAAAAACAAACAGCTACTACCGAAGAGTCGCTGAAGGAAATTTCCACGTCATTCGTGAAACGAAAATTCCGAGCGCTTTAATAGAAACTGGTTTTCTCGACCATCCAGCCGATGCTGCAAACCTTAAAAAGTCCAGCTTCCGCCAGCGAATTGCCGAAGGCATTCTACTCGGTATCATTGATTACTTCAAATAA
- a CDS encoding CDP-glycerol glycerophosphotransferase family protein: MKENKGEFFIFLITLPLSEHKELISGRKKIWDAYVIRNGNDVTKRARIKTSNLYLRFLSIVLPNERKMFYPFSTKNEKLSFNCNDYSLFANFEEVNISGEEVTFTGHFNYPPMFHEDGYQILNTKVVITNNLDDSLIELPVEKVERLDLYQKYKGNELLKQSGFKGVLKIDINGTYEQKKYYKFYLELTYEENGVTKTIRSSRMRWIQDKSESKRRIIRTKSGKIKVKVKPTKKSKFLSLQVSDYEFKKEFVENLKTSWVKFRRGKLARNVYKHLFQVFGKLPAKNNLIVFESFLGKQFSDSPRAIYEYLKEHQLDYEMYWSADRRHVNYFKNIDVKYARRFSLKWLILMSRAKYLVSNSRLPLWLPKPKDTIYLQTWHGTPLKRLAADMDEVHMPGTNTERYKNNFLKEASKWDYLVSPNAYSSEIFRRAFCFEKTMIESGYPRNDFLINHNDKKTIVQLKEACHLPTDKKVILYAPTWRDNQFYKKGKYKFDLQLDLEKLKEELGEEYIIVLRLHYLVAENLDLTGYENFVFDLSHHEDIRELYLIADMLITDYSSVFFDYANLKRPMFFFVYDIEDYRDNLRGFYFDFEKQAPGPLVKTTEELINEIKNIDRNGFTPSETIEAFYKKFCYLEDGRASERVVKEVFQQPNH; the protein is encoded by the coding sequence ATGAAAGAGAATAAAGGTGAGTTTTTTATTTTTCTTATAACCCTTCCCCTTTCTGAGCATAAAGAGCTTATTTCTGGAAGGAAAAAAATTTGGGATGCGTATGTAATACGAAACGGAAATGACGTAACCAAAAGGGCAAGGATAAAAACCAGCAATCTCTATCTGCGTTTTTTATCCATTGTCCTTCCTAACGAAAGAAAAATGTTTTATCCTTTCTCGACAAAAAACGAAAAATTGTCATTTAACTGTAATGACTACAGCTTATTCGCTAATTTTGAAGAAGTCAATATTAGCGGTGAAGAGGTGACTTTTACAGGTCATTTTAATTACCCTCCAATGTTTCATGAAGACGGCTATCAAATTTTAAATACGAAAGTTGTCATAACGAACAATTTAGATGATAGTCTAATAGAACTGCCGGTTGAAAAAGTGGAAAGACTCGATCTTTATCAAAAATATAAAGGAAACGAATTGTTAAAGCAATCTGGTTTTAAAGGTGTACTTAAAATAGATATAAATGGAACATATGAACAAAAAAAATATTATAAATTCTATTTGGAATTAACATATGAGGAAAATGGAGTTACCAAGACTATCCGCAGCAGCAGAATGCGTTGGATCCAAGATAAATCTGAATCCAAAAGAAGAATTATACGTACAAAAAGCGGAAAAATAAAAGTCAAAGTGAAACCTACAAAAAAGTCCAAATTCCTATCATTACAAGTGTCCGATTATGAATTTAAAAAAGAATTTGTCGAGAACTTAAAAACAAGCTGGGTAAAATTTAGAAGGGGGAAATTAGCCCGGAACGTTTACAAACATTTGTTTCAAGTTTTCGGAAAGCTTCCGGCAAAGAACAATTTGATCGTATTTGAAAGTTTTCTTGGAAAGCAATTTAGTGACAGTCCAAGGGCAATCTATGAATATTTGAAGGAGCATCAACTAGATTATGAGATGTATTGGAGTGCAGATCGGAGACATGTAAACTATTTTAAAAACATTGATGTGAAATATGCCCGTCGCTTTTCACTTAAATGGCTAATTTTAATGAGCAGAGCGAAATATTTGGTTTCGAATAGCAGGCTTCCTTTATGGCTTCCAAAACCGAAGGACACGATCTATCTTCAAACATGGCACGGCACGCCTCTCAAACGATTGGCAGCTGACATGGATGAAGTTCATATGCCTGGCACAAATACAGAAAGGTATAAAAACAACTTTTTAAAAGAAGCAAGTAAATGGGATTATTTGGTGTCTCCGAATGCCTACTCTTCGGAAATTTTTAGACGGGCATTTTGTTTTGAGAAAACAATGATTGAATCAGGTTATCCTAGGAATGACTTTTTAATTAATCATAACGATAAAAAAACAATCGTACAATTAAAGGAAGCTTGTCATCTTCCGACAGATAAAAAAGTAATCTTATATGCGCCAACTTGGCGAGATAATCAGTTTTATAAGAAGGGAAAATATAAATTTGATTTACAGCTTGATTTGGAAAAATTAAAAGAAGAACTAGGTGAAGAATATATCATTGTCCTAAGGCTTCATTATCTTGTTGCGGAAAACCTTGACTTGACAGGATATGAAAACTTTGTCTTTGATCTTTCACACCATGAGGATATTCGGGAGTTGTATCTTATTGCTGATATGTTAATTACCGATTACTCATCTGTCTTTTTTGATTACGCCAATTTAAAGCGCCCGATGTTTTTCTTCGTTTATGATATAGAAGATTATCGAGATAACTTGCGAGGATTTTATTTTGATTTCGAAAAACAAGCGCCCGGCCCATTAGTGAAAACGACAGAAGAGCTTATCAATGAGATCAAAAACATCGATAGAAATGGATTTACTCCATCAGAGACAATCGAAGCATTTTATAAAAAGTTTTGCTATTTGGAAGATGGACGGGCAAGTGAGCGTGTCGTGAAAGAAGTTTTTCAACAACCAAATCATTGA
- a CDS encoding ABC transporter permease: MKSAITVIKEQFENFYLIRRLSVYELKSKNKSNYLGMAWEVINPVIQILIYWFVFGSIRQRADIEVVPGYSVPFIFWLLGGFILWTFFYQATIQGSKSIYTRLRMLSKMNFPMSVIPNIVIFSQFYIHLIMLGITFLIFQFGGYYVSIYFVQILYFIFGTFCLVLAVSLITSTLSTIIRDVHMFLNATLRMLLYLSPVLWQMTILDEPIATILKLNPLYYLIEGYRTALFGTGWYFIEHWKYSLYFWAVVIVLFLFGSMLHVKFRRHFIDYL, encoded by the coding sequence ATGAAATCTGCGATTACAGTTATTAAAGAGCAATTCGAGAACTTCTATTTAATCCGTAGGCTTTCTGTCTATGAATTGAAGAGTAAAAATAAAAGCAATTACTTAGGGATGGCGTGGGAGGTCATTAACCCCGTCATCCAAATTCTTATTTATTGGTTTGTTTTTGGAAGCATTCGCCAGCGGGCGGATATTGAAGTGGTGCCGGGATACAGCGTTCCCTTTATATTTTGGCTTTTGGGCGGCTTTATTTTGTGGACGTTCTTCTACCAAGCGACAATCCAAGGGTCGAAATCGATCTACACGAGGCTTCGGATGTTGTCAAAAATGAATTTTCCGATGAGTGTGATTCCAAATATCGTCATTTTTTCCCAATTTTATATTCACCTGATTATGCTTGGGATCACGTTTCTTATCTTCCAATTTGGCGGATATTATGTCAGCATCTATTTTGTGCAAATTCTTTATTTTATATTTGGAACGTTTTGTTTAGTGCTTGCGGTTTCACTAATTACATCGACGCTCTCAACGATTATTCGGGACGTTCACATGTTTTTAAATGCGACACTCAGGATGCTGCTCTATTTATCGCCTGTCCTTTGGCAAATGACCATTTTGGATGAACCGATTGCAACCATTTTGAAGCTCAACCCGTTGTACTATTTAATTGAAGGATACCGGACAGCGCTGTTCGGCACAGGATGGTATTTTATTGAGCATTGGAAGTATTCCTTGTATTTTTGGGCAGTTGTGATTGTATTATTTTTATTTGGTTCAATGCTTCATGTGAAGTTCAGAAGACATTTCATTGATTATTTATAA
- a CDS encoding CDP-glycerol glycerophosphotransferase family protein, which translates to MSIKKRKNIEMTKLERNDKIFHIDLPLKKSLLTHAEDFYFLLKQRKGKQEVKLQSSIKMKKRDFLICELLVPPPSCLDSEFGEEIWDLYLVDNERKTRVKSRHDDYSLLTVLLPEEKKLFYPYTTIKSNLSFVVCDYRLFANFKRIAMVEDGFAFEGYFYYPPMLGNKAIKLLSSNLIVTNSRNDEIVKIPLTQIERHNERMKHTEFEGVFKIGKDIDYTLKTSYKFYFEMTYENNGVIKTIQSPRMRWIQEKRKHKKKVMRSKAGKALLHAFPTKKSSYLSFQVSNYLFKKEVINGARSKWIQFRRSNLVQEIYRNTFIILGKLPKKNVVMFESFHGKQFSCSPRAIYEQMKKSNLNYEMYWSVDRSQMKFFANFDVTPVRRFSLKWLLLMARARVWVTNARLPLWLPKPNGTVYLQTWHGTPLKKLGVDIEEVHMPGTNTDKYKENFLKESSKWDYLISPNAYSTEIFRRAFGFEKTVIEAGYPRNDFLINQNNPETIQEIKEKCHLPLDKKMILYAPTWRDNQFYEKGKYKFDLQLDFDKMKKELGDEYVILLRLHYLVAENLNLSGYEDFVYDLSKHEDIRELYLISDLLITDYSSVFFDYANLKRPMFFFVYDIEDYRDNLRGFYFDFENNAPGPLVKTTDELLAEIKNIDENGFTPSEKIEEFYQKFCYLEDGKASERVVDEVFK; encoded by the coding sequence ATGTCGATAAAGAAGCGAAAAAACATTGAAATGACAAAGCTAGAAAGAAATGATAAAATTTTTCATATTGACTTACCTTTAAAAAAATCTCTACTAACTCATGCCGAGGACTTCTACTTTCTTTTGAAACAACGAAAAGGAAAACAAGAAGTCAAATTACAGTCCTCCATCAAAATGAAAAAAAGAGATTTTTTGATTTGTGAATTGCTCGTCCCTCCCCCTTCCTGTCTTGATTCAGAGTTTGGGGAGGAGATTTGGGATTTGTACCTGGTAGACAACGAGCGGAAAACAAGAGTGAAAAGCCGGCACGATGATTATTCCTTATTAACGGTACTGCTCCCTGAAGAAAAAAAGCTGTTTTACCCTTACACAACGATCAAATCCAACTTGTCATTTGTCGTATGTGATTATCGGTTATTTGCCAATTTTAAGCGGATTGCCATGGTTGAGGACGGTTTTGCTTTTGAGGGCTATTTTTATTATCCTCCGATGCTTGGCAACAAAGCGATCAAGTTACTTTCATCGAATCTTATCGTGACAAATTCACGGAACGATGAGATCGTGAAAATCCCGCTCACCCAAATAGAAAGACATAACGAGAGGATGAAACATACAGAATTTGAAGGAGTTTTTAAAATCGGGAAAGATATAGATTATACGTTAAAAACTTCCTATAAATTCTATTTTGAAATGACTTACGAAAACAATGGTGTCATAAAGACAATACAAAGCCCTCGTATGAGGTGGATACAAGAGAAGCGTAAACATAAAAAGAAAGTGATGCGCAGCAAAGCCGGAAAAGCCCTGCTTCATGCATTTCCGACAAAAAAGTCCAGCTATTTGTCGTTTCAAGTTTCCAACTATCTTTTTAAAAAAGAAGTAATAAACGGGGCGAGATCAAAATGGATCCAATTTCGGCGAAGCAACCTTGTCCAAGAAATCTATCGAAATACTTTTATCATCTTGGGAAAGCTGCCTAAAAAAAATGTCGTCATGTTCGAAAGCTTTCACGGAAAACAGTTCAGCTGCAGCCCAAGAGCCATCTACGAACAAATGAAGAAAAGCAATTTAAATTACGAAATGTATTGGAGTGTCGATCGAAGCCAGATGAAGTTCTTCGCAAACTTCGATGTCACACCTGTCCGCCGCTTTTCTTTAAAATGGCTGCTGCTCATGGCAAGAGCACGCGTTTGGGTAACGAATGCCCGGCTCCCTTTATGGCTGCCAAAGCCAAATGGAACCGTCTATTTACAGACTTGGCACGGCACACCGCTTAAGAAACTCGGCGTTGATATTGAAGAAGTCCACATGCCCGGCACGAACACGGATAAATACAAAGAAAACTTCCTGAAAGAATCAAGCAAATGGGACTACCTCATTTCCCCTAATGCGTATTCGACTGAGATCTTCAGACGCGCGTTCGGCTTTGAAAAAACGGTGATCGAAGCAGGATATCCGAGAAATGACTTTCTTATCAATCAAAACAATCCTGAAACGATACAGGAAATCAAAGAAAAATGCCACCTTCCGTTAGATAAAAAAATGATTTTATACGCCCCAACGTGGCGGGACAATCAGTTTTATGAAAAAGGGAAATATAAATTCGATCTGCAACTGGATTTTGACAAAATGAAGAAAGAATTAGGCGACGAATATGTTATCCTTTTAAGGCTTCACTACCTTGTCGCAGAAAATTTAAATCTTTCCGGCTATGAAGATTTTGTCTATGATTTGTCAAAGCATGAAGACATCCGGGAGCTTTATCTTATCTCGGATCTGCTCATTACCGACTACTCCTCTGTCTTTTTCGACTATGCGAATTTGAAGCGGCCGATGTTTTTCTTTGTCTATGATATTGAAGACTACCGTGATAACCTTCGGGGCTTTTATTTCGACTTTGAAAATAACGCACCCGGTCCGTTAGTAAAAACAACAGATGAGCTTCTTGCAGAAATTAAAAATATTGATGAAAATGGTTTTACCCCTTCTGAAAAGATTGAGGAGTTTTATCAAAAATTTTGCTATTTAGAGGATGGAAAGGCAAGTGAGCGGGTTGTGGACGAGGTATTTAAATAG
- a CDS encoding glycosyltransferase family 2 protein codes for MSFFIRLFSPTAKKINVLFDSAEYNEEGYYIYSPSKKENYKVTVIMPVYNAEKTLRKAIESVINQSIGFENVEFIIIDDKSSDGSRSIILEYAKTYPNIVPIFFKKNNGSPAIPRNIGMKLAKGEYIKFIDSDDWLAPNGIETLYNLLVKTGDHYAIGRTIKAEDGKYAITGEYNSCENRDSIHPCSIPHVFQHLGPTARMMRTQFLREYNCKFPNMKYAEDKQFFIDVLTNCPTISTSKEVIYYVNRNQENKSLVSRTSIFEKTDTNIAVIKHVIKKNLPENVERMVLNRLYEFDCITRLFNRHHFLRSIRKDRYFKKFAEVLDTTKGLRYDFTENFFEPWHKVLVQLFKEERFEDIVTLIQWSLKEKIKETVVKDGLPYYKLPFEEPYQLARMDLLAVYHSSIKESDQMKLYITIYGDLGHTIDSLVIRERHNQLNEIEFPIKHVSEHLYEVALPYGQLTNLTSSSYQVYVKYDQYRKLLIKMNTRNIISHGKRELDFYTTIGDNYGLNIK; via the coding sequence ATGAGCTTTTTCATCCGGCTTTTTTCGCCAACTGCCAAAAAAATTAATGTTCTCTTTGATTCGGCTGAATACAACGAGGAAGGTTACTACATTTACTCTCCAAGCAAAAAAGAGAATTATAAAGTGACCGTCATTATGCCTGTGTACAATGCTGAAAAAACACTCAGAAAAGCCATTGAATCTGTCATTAACCAGTCGATTGGCTTTGAAAATGTGGAATTTATCATCATTGATGACAAATCGAGCGACGGTTCCCGATCGATCATTTTGGAATATGCGAAGACTTATCCAAACATTGTTCCCATTTTCTTCAAGAAAAATAACGGTTCGCCAGCCATTCCCAGAAACATAGGAATGAAGCTGGCGAAGGGAGAATATATCAAATTTATCGATTCCGATGATTGGCTCGCCCCAAACGGCATAGAAACGCTTTACAATCTCTTAGTTAAAACAGGCGATCATTACGCAATCGGAAGGACAATTAAAGCGGAGGACGGCAAATATGCCATTACGGGGGAATACAATAGCTGCGAGAACCGTGATTCCATCCATCCTTGTTCGATTCCCCATGTTTTTCAGCATTTGGGGCCGACGGCAAGAATGATGAGGACGCAATTTCTGAGAGAATACAACTGCAAATTTCCCAACATGAAATATGCGGAGGATAAACAGTTTTTCATTGATGTTTTGACAAACTGCCCAACCATCTCGACTTCAAAAGAAGTTATTTACTATGTGAACCGGAATCAGGAAAATAAAAGCTTGGTTTCAAGAACGTCCATTTTCGAAAAAACGGACACAAACATCGCTGTGATTAAACATGTCATAAAGAAGAACCTGCCGGAAAATGTAGAGCGAATGGTTTTAAATCGATTATATGAATTTGACTGCATCACGAGATTGTTTAACAGACACCATTTTCTACGATCAATTCGAAAGGATAGGTATTTTAAGAAGTTTGCAGAGGTATTAGATACGACGAAGGGCTTAAGGTACGACTTTACAGAAAACTTTTTCGAGCCGTGGCACAAAGTGCTCGTGCAGCTGTTTAAAGAGGAGCGGTTTGAGGACATTGTGACTCTCATTCAATGGAGCTTGAAAGAGAAGATAAAGGAAACGGTAGTAAAAGACGGACTGCCTTATTACAAGCTTCCATTTGAAGAACCTTACCAACTGGCAAGGATGGATTTGCTTGCAGTTTATCATTCCTCAATCAAAGAAAGCGATCAAATGAAACTTTACATTACGATTTATGGCGACCTTGGGCATACAATAGACTCGCTTGTCATTCGTGAACGCCATAACCAATTGAACGAAATCGAATTTCCAATTAAGCACGTAAGCGAACATTTATATGAAGTGGCATTGCCTTATGGCCAGTTGACGAATTTAACATCTTCAAGTTACCAAGTCTACGTAAAGTACGATCAATACAGAAAGCTATTAATCAAAATGAACACGAGGAATATTATTTCGCATGGTAAAAGGGAACTCGATTTTTATACCACAATAGGGGATAATTATGGGTTGAATATAAAATAA
- the tagH gene encoding teichoic acids export ABC transporter ATP-binding subunit TagH — protein MEKAIIAKHVTKKYKLYNGNKERILDLILPKSYGEDFYALADVSFEVEKGDSLGFIGINGSGKSTLANIIAGIVPETSGSIEVNGEAALIAVASGLKSDLTGRDNIELKCLMLGFSKEEIKKLEPEIIEFSELGKFIDQPVKSYSSGMRSRLGFAISVNIDPDILIIDEALSVGDKAFGEKSLDKMREFKQKKKTMIFVSHSIGQMKQFCEKILWLEYGMVKDFGTVEEVIPKYEEFLKMFKKMSKEEKEQYKENALKQQMKLLNV, from the coding sequence ATGGAAAAAGCGATTATCGCTAAACATGTGACAAAAAAATATAAGCTCTACAATGGAAATAAAGAGCGGATTTTGGATTTGATTTTGCCGAAAAGCTATGGAGAAGACTTTTATGCGTTAGCTGACGTGAGCTTTGAGGTTGAAAAAGGCGACTCGCTTGGTTTTATCGGTATTAACGGTTCCGGAAAATCGACCTTGGCAAATATTATTGCGGGAATTGTGCCGGAGACGTCAGGATCGATTGAAGTGAATGGAGAAGCCGCTTTGATTGCCGTTGCTTCTGGTTTGAAAAGTGATTTAACCGGCAGGGACAATATCGAGTTAAAATGCCTCATGCTTGGCTTCAGCAAAGAAGAAATCAAAAAATTAGAACCGGAGATCATTGAATTCTCGGAATTAGGGAAGTTTATAGATCAACCGGTAAAATCGTATTCCAGCGGGATGAGATCACGACTGGGCTTTGCCATTTCTGTCAACATTGATCCGGATATTCTTATTATTGATGAGGCGTTATCGGTTGGAGACAAAGCGTTCGGGGAGAAAAGCCTAGATAAAATGAGAGAATTTAAACAAAAAAAGAAAACGATGATTTTCGTCAGCCACTCCATCGGGCAGATGAAACAGTTCTGCGAAAAAATTTTATGGCTGGAATACGGCATGGTGAAAGACTTTGGAACCGTTGAAGAAGTAATTCCGAAATATGAAGAGTTTCTGAAAATGTTCAAAAAAATGTCAAAAGAAGAAAAAGAGCAATATAAGGAAAATGCGCTAAAACAGCAAATGAAACTGCTAAATGTATGA
- a CDS encoding glycosyltransferase family 2 protein — protein sequence MGSIMNRIYSAFLSDKKFLEKISYNNEGYYVHSPRIDKQYQVTVIMPVYNAEKTLKKTIDSVINQTIGFKNIELLIVDDKSNDSSRAIILEYAKKHSNIVPVFLKENTGSPAKPRNLGMDLATGKYLMFIDADDWLDNNGIKILHDTLERTGDNYAIGRTIQVTDKKMEITGEYNSCETRDSIVPYTIPHLFQHLGPTARMMRTTFLKEHHFRFPNMKFAEDKQFFIDVLTNCPTISTTKEVVYYVNRYKENKSLVSTTTIFEKTDTNIAVIKYVIQKKLPEKIERMILNRLYEFDCITRLFNREHFLKSKQKEKYYEKFREVLSTTKELRYDFTENFFEPWHKVLVNLFREERYDDIVTLIQWSLRDTTKETVIKDGLPYYRLPFDGKYQFTRITNLAYHEGLFREENELLLHFKVYGDHLSELHSFVIRQRHNELNQIELPIQHVKDNLYEVRLPYHQLSELSSNSYAMFIKYCNYRKLYIKMNTRMILNDGRKKMDFYTTIGDNFGLSIK from the coding sequence ATGGGCTCAATAATGAACCGCATTTATTCAGCTTTTTTAAGTGATAAAAAGTTTTTGGAAAAGATTTCATATAATAATGAAGGTTACTATGTGCATTCTCCAAGAATAGATAAACAATATCAAGTTACAGTTATAATGCCTGTTTATAATGCTGAAAAGACATTAAAAAAGACGATTGATTCCGTCATCAATCAAACCATTGGTTTTAAAAATATAGAATTGCTCATTGTAGACGATAAATCTAACGATAGTTCCCGTGCTATTATATTAGAATACGCTAAAAAACATTCCAATATCGTGCCCGTTTTTTTAAAAGAAAATACTGGCTCGCCTGCAAAGCCAAGAAACCTAGGAATGGATTTAGCTACAGGAAAGTACTTAATGTTTATCGATGCGGATGACTGGTTAGATAACAACGGGATTAAAATACTTCATGACACCCTTGAAAGAACAGGGGATAACTATGCAATTGGAAGGACAATACAAGTAACGGATAAAAAAATGGAGATTACCGGGGAATACAATAGCTGTGAAACTCGAGATTCAATCGTCCCTTATACTATTCCTCATCTCTTTCAACATTTAGGGCCTACAGCGAGAATGATGAGAACAACATTTCTCAAAGAGCATCATTTCAGATTTCCGAATATGAAGTTCGCTGAGGATAAGCAATTTTTTATTGATGTATTAACCAATTGCCCGACCATATCCACAACAAAAGAAGTAGTTTATTATGTAAACCGTTATAAAGAGAATAAAAGCTTAGTTTCTACTACAACAATATTCGAAAAAACGGACACAAATATTGCTGTAATTAAATATGTGATTCAGAAGAAGCTCCCTGAAAAAATAGAAAGAATGATCCTAAACAGATTATACGAATTCGATTGCATTACGAGGTTATTTAATCGAGAACATTTTTTAAAGTCTAAACAAAAGGAGAAATACTATGAAAAGTTTAGGGAAGTATTAAGCACGACAAAAGAATTGCGGTATGACTTCACCGAAAACTTTTTTGAGCCATGGCACAAGGTGTTAGTGAATTTATTTAGGGAAGAAAGATACGATGATATTGTTACGTTAATACAATGGAGTTTAAGAGATACAACGAAAGAAACGGTTATTAAAGACGGCTTGCCATATTACCGGCTTCCTTTTGATGGCAAATATCAATTTACGAGAATAACCAATTTGGCATACCATGAAGGTTTATTTAGGGAAGAGAATGAATTATTGTTACATTTCAAAGTATACGGTGACCATCTAAGCGAATTACATTCTTTTGTGATACGCCAAAGGCATAATGAATTAAATCAAATCGAGTTGCCGATTCAACATGTGAAAGATAATTTATATGAGGTGAGACTTCCTTATCATCAATTGTCTGAGCTTTCTTCAAATAGTTACGCCATGTTTATAAAGTACTGCAACTATAGAAAATTATATATAAAAATGAATACAAGAATGATCTTAAACGATGGAAGAAAGAAAATGGATTTTTATACTACAATTGGCGACAATTTTGGCTTAAGTATCAAATGA